Proteins found in one Streptomyces sp. CB09001 genomic segment:
- a CDS encoding ABC transporter substrate-binding protein — protein sequence MPGISRKAALAVAASASLALLATACTGQSETGASDDPNAETTITFWHGWSAPAEVKAVQANVDRFEKAHPNIKVKVVGNINDDKLNQALRAGGSSGPDVVSSFTTSNIGKFCSSGAFLDLKPFVEKSKLDLDALIPKPMLEYTQFEGTRCALPLLGDAYGLYYNKDAFEAAGIEAPPKTWSEFAQVAKKLTKTKGDGYQQLGFMPNYHGYETVVDHYMSQWDHAYFDEDGKSGVAKDPAFAEMFTYQKKLVDDLGGFEKLEKYRNTFGDEWGAKHPFQTGQVAMQLDGEWRLGMAKDAGVDFEIGTAPMPVADDEVAEYGKGFLSGTVMGIAPQSKKQNAAWELVKYMTTDTGAVVAFANAIRNVPSTFPALKSPDLKTDPAFRTFLDIAQHPESNSPPASVNGATYQLTLQDFGYQYESGKVKDLKAGLEKTAAQIDRDIAQAK from the coding sequence ATGCCCGGAATATCCAGAAAAGCGGCCCTCGCGGTCGCCGCCTCCGCCTCCCTCGCCCTGCTCGCCACCGCCTGTACCGGCCAGTCCGAAACCGGCGCCTCCGACGACCCGAACGCCGAGACCACCATCACCTTCTGGCACGGCTGGAGCGCGCCCGCCGAGGTGAAGGCCGTCCAGGCGAACGTGGACCGGTTCGAGAAGGCGCACCCGAACATCAAGGTGAAGGTCGTCGGCAACATCAACGACGACAAACTCAACCAGGCCCTGCGCGCGGGCGGTTCGAGCGGCCCCGACGTGGTGTCCTCGTTCACCACCTCCAACATCGGCAAGTTCTGCTCCTCGGGCGCCTTCCTCGACCTGAAGCCGTTCGTCGAGAAGTCGAAGCTCGATCTGGACGCGCTGATCCCGAAGCCGATGCTGGAGTACACCCAGTTCGAGGGGACGCGCTGCGCCCTGCCGCTGCTCGGCGACGCCTACGGCCTCTACTACAACAAGGACGCCTTCGAGGCGGCCGGGATCGAGGCCCCGCCGAAGACCTGGTCCGAGTTCGCCCAGGTGGCGAAGAAGCTGACGAAGACCAAGGGCGACGGGTACCAGCAGCTCGGCTTCATGCCGAACTACCACGGGTACGAGACCGTCGTCGACCACTACATGTCCCAGTGGGACCACGCCTACTTCGACGAGGACGGCAAGTCCGGCGTCGCCAAGGACCCGGCGTTCGCCGAGATGTTCACCTACCAGAAGAAGCTCGTCGACGACCTCGGCGGCTTCGAGAAGCTGGAGAAGTACCGCAACACCTTCGGCGACGAGTGGGGCGCCAAGCACCCCTTCCAGACCGGCCAGGTGGCCATGCAGCTGGACGGCGAGTGGCGGCTCGGCATGGCGAAGGACGCCGGGGTCGACTTCGAGATCGGCACCGCGCCGATGCCCGTCGCCGACGACGAGGTGGCCGAGTACGGCAAGGGATTCCTCTCCGGCACCGTGATGGGCATCGCCCCGCAGAGCAAGAAGCAGAACGCCGCGTGGGAGCTGGTGAAGTACATGACGACCGACACCGGGGCCGTCGTCGCCTTCGCCAACGCCATCCGCAACGTGCCCTCCACCTTCCCGGCCCTCAAGTCGCCCGACCTGAAGACCGACCCGGCGTTCAGGACCTTCCTGGACATCGCCCAGCACCCCGAGTCGAACTCCCCGCCGGCCTCCGTCAACGGCGCTACCTACCAGCTGACCCTCCAGGACTTCGGCTACCAGTACGAGTCGGGCAAGGTGAAGGACCTCAAGGCCGGTCTGGAGAAGACCGCCGCGCAGATCGACCGCGACATCGCGCAGGCGAAGTAG
- a CDS encoding ROK family transcriptional regulator: MAGTAGTPGTPRVLRAMNDRAALDLLLEHGPLSRTRIGKLTGLSKPTASQLLARLEAAGLVLAGGTTEGRPGPGAQLYEVNPAAAYAAGIDVTPGRVLAAVADVTGRTVGRFELPTPGRRTVTPVVQQVTDALDGAVKAAGLARDDVHRLVIGTPGAFDPGTGRLRYASHLPGWHSPTLLDELAAALPMPVEYENDVNLAAVAEQRLGAARGHEDFVLLWNQEGLGAALVLGGRLHRGWTGGAGEVGFLPVPGAPLVRKVSRTGSGGFQELAGSQALPGLARELGVADLPSGPYTEVAATLVARAARADADDDPHRRLLQTYATRLATGLASLVSVLDPELVVLSGTSLTAGGEALRDLVQDELEELAASRPRLAVGDVTEHPVLRGALESALATTRDEVFDTSR, from the coding sequence ATGGCAGGAACCGCCGGTACGCCGGGCACCCCGCGCGTCCTGCGCGCCATGAACGACCGGGCCGCGCTCGACCTCCTGCTGGAGCACGGGCCGCTGTCCCGGACCCGGATCGGCAAGCTGACCGGCCTGTCCAAGCCGACCGCCTCGCAGCTGCTGGCCCGGCTGGAGGCTGCGGGGCTGGTCCTGGCCGGGGGGACGACCGAGGGACGCCCCGGGCCCGGCGCCCAGCTCTACGAGGTCAACCCGGCCGCCGCGTACGCCGCCGGGATCGACGTCACCCCGGGCCGCGTCCTCGCCGCGGTCGCCGACGTCACCGGGCGCACCGTCGGCCGGTTCGAGCTGCCCACCCCGGGCCGCCGCACCGTCACCCCCGTCGTCCAGCAGGTCACCGACGCCCTCGACGGCGCGGTGAAGGCCGCCGGGCTCGCCCGCGACGACGTCCACCGCCTCGTCATCGGCACGCCCGGCGCCTTCGACCCGGGCACCGGACGGCTGCGGTACGCCTCCCACCTGCCCGGCTGGCACTCCCCCACCCTGCTCGACGAACTCGCCGCCGCGCTGCCGATGCCGGTGGAGTACGAGAACGACGTGAACCTCGCCGCCGTGGCCGAGCAGCGACTCGGCGCGGCCCGGGGGCACGAGGACTTCGTCCTGCTGTGGAACCAGGAGGGCCTGGGCGCCGCCCTGGTCCTCGGCGGCCGGCTGCACCGCGGCTGGACCGGCGGCGCCGGCGAGGTCGGATTCCTGCCGGTGCCCGGTGCCCCACTGGTCCGCAAGGTCAGCCGCACCGGCAGCGGCGGCTTCCAGGAGCTGGCCGGCTCGCAGGCGCTGCCGGGACTGGCCCGGGAGCTGGGCGTCGCCGACCTGCCCTCGGGGCCGTACACCGAGGTCGCCGCCACCCTGGTGGCCCGCGCCGCACGGGCCGACGCCGACGACGACCCGCACCGCCGGCTGCTCCAGACCTACGCCACCCGCCTGGCCACCGGCCTCGCCTCCCTCGTCTCGGTCCTGGACCCCGAGCTGGTGGTCCTGAGCGGCACCTCACTCACCGCGGGCGGCGAGGCGCTGCGCGACCTGGTCCAGGACGAGCTGGAGGAACTGGCGGCCTCCCGGCCCCGGCTCGCCGTCGGTGACGTGACCGAGCACCCCGTCCTGCGCGGCGCACTGGAGAGCGCGCTCGCGACCACCCGCGACGAGGTCTTCGACACCTCGCGCTGA
- a CDS encoding sugar ABC transporter permease, with translation MATNTLRAKRRSSALRTAAFMSPCLVGFGVFFVYPLVSTVYFSLMKYDGFGVPEFRGLENWAYVFQDYPLFWPALRNTLWLVLVMVTCRVVFGLGVGLLITKIRTGAGVFRTLFYLPYLAPPVAATLAFVFLLNPGTGPVNSVLEGLGVPAPGWFTDSAWSKPALTALAVWGVGDLMVIFMAALLDVPKEQYEAAELDGASAWQRFRFVTLPNISPIVLFAVVTGVIQTMQYYTQPLVAGKVASGIIGGSGQSFEPGYPDKSTLTLPQLVYNLGFQRFDYGSACVVALVLFALAMAFTALLMRRRGGLLQAGDR, from the coding sequence ATGGCCACCAACACGCTCCGCGCGAAGCGCCGTTCCTCGGCGCTTCGGACGGCGGCCTTCATGTCGCCCTGCCTCGTCGGGTTCGGCGTCTTCTTCGTCTACCCCCTGGTGTCCACCGTGTACTTCTCGCTGATGAAGTACGACGGCTTCGGCGTCCCGGAGTTCCGGGGCCTGGAGAACTGGGCGTACGTCTTCCAGGACTACCCGCTCTTCTGGCCCGCCCTGCGCAACACCCTCTGGCTGGTGCTGGTGATGGTGACCTGCCGGGTGGTGTTCGGGCTCGGGGTCGGGCTGCTCATCACGAAGATCAGGACGGGAGCGGGGGTCTTCCGGACCCTCTTCTACCTGCCCTACCTCGCCCCGCCCGTCGCCGCGACGCTGGCCTTCGTCTTCCTCCTCAACCCCGGTACGGGGCCGGTCAACTCGGTCCTGGAAGGACTGGGCGTACCGGCGCCCGGCTGGTTCACGGACTCCGCCTGGTCCAAGCCGGCGCTGACCGCGCTCGCCGTGTGGGGCGTGGGCGACCTCATGGTGATCTTCATGGCGGCGCTGCTCGACGTACCGAAGGAGCAGTACGAGGCGGCCGAGCTGGACGGGGCCTCGGCCTGGCAGCGGTTCCGGTTCGTGACGCTGCCGAACATCTCGCCGATCGTGCTGTTCGCCGTGGTCACGGGCGTGATCCAGACCATGCAGTACTACACGCAGCCGCTGGTCGCCGGGAAGGTCGCCTCGGGGATCATCGGCGGCTCCGGCCAGTCCTTCGAACCCGGCTATCCCGACAAGTCGACCCTCACCCTCCCCCAGCTCGTCTACAACCTCGGCTTCCAGCGCTTCGACTACGGCTCCGCCTGTGTGGTCGCCCTCGTGCTGTTCGCGCTGGCCATGGCGTTCACGGCGCTGCTGATGCGCCGCCGGGGCGGACTTCTCCAGGCAGGTGACCGATGA
- a CDS encoding carbohydrate ABC transporter permease, which produces MTQVSTAEAPARPVAAGSPPPTEERTARRRVLLHWIAVHSLGVAAALFFTLPFVFVVLTSLMSDQQALTRDLWPHTWEWGNYRAVLDTPGFLTWWKNTLLYAGLGTVLTVASSIPVAYALAKFRFRGRHLSLMLVISMMMLPPQVIIIPMYLFWAKQLDLSGTLWPLIIPMAFGDAFSIFLLRQFLLTIPDEYLDAAKVDGCGELRTLLKVVLPMARPGIAAVALFQFFYAWNDYFGPQIYASENPGAWTLSYGLESFKGAHHTDWNLTMAATVLVMAPVILVFFFAQKAFVEGVTLTGVKG; this is translated from the coding sequence ATGACCCAGGTATCGACGGCCGAGGCGCCGGCCCGGCCCGTAGCGGCCGGCAGTCCGCCGCCCACCGAGGAGCGCACCGCCCGCCGACGCGTCCTGCTGCACTGGATCGCCGTCCACTCCCTGGGCGTGGCCGCCGCCCTCTTCTTCACGCTGCCGTTCGTCTTCGTGGTCCTCACCTCGCTGATGAGCGACCAGCAGGCCCTCACCCGGGACCTGTGGCCGCACACCTGGGAGTGGGGCAACTACCGGGCGGTCCTGGACACGCCCGGCTTCCTCACCTGGTGGAAGAACACGCTGCTGTACGCGGGGCTCGGCACCGTGCTGACCGTGGCGTCCTCGATCCCGGTGGCGTACGCGCTGGCCAAGTTCCGCTTCCGGGGCCGGCACCTGTCCCTGATGCTCGTGATCTCGATGATGATGCTGCCCCCGCAGGTGATCATCATCCCGATGTACCTGTTCTGGGCGAAGCAGCTGGACCTGTCCGGCACGCTGTGGCCGCTGATCATCCCGATGGCCTTCGGCGACGCCTTCTCCATCTTCCTGCTGCGCCAGTTCCTGCTGACCATCCCGGACGAGTACCTGGACGCGGCGAAGGTCGACGGCTGCGGGGAGCTGCGGACCCTGCTGAAGGTCGTCCTGCCGATGGCCAGGCCGGGCATCGCGGCCGTCGCCCTCTTCCAGTTCTTCTACGCCTGGAACGACTACTTCGGCCCCCAGATCTACGCCTCCGAGAACCCCGGCGCCTGGACCCTCTCCTACGGCCTGGAGTCCTTCAAGGGCGCCCACCACACCGACTGGAACCTCACCATGGCCGCGACCGTGCTGGTCATGGCCCCCGTGATCCTCGTGTTCTTCTTCGCGCAGAAGGCGTTCGTCGAGGGCGTCACACTGACCGGAGTAAAGGGTTGA
- a CDS encoding glutamate ABC transporter substrate-binding protein: MRAGRLRTGLRGWGGVGAMAFACVLAVLAALLLPAVPWHGGGGGGGGGGAEADGLGAARGSQARAAQECTDPEKQTLVPSGADGPTVDAIRAREGEKRKLIVGVDQNSFRWGYRDPNSGGDAELEGFDIDLAHRIAKDVLGDEDAVQFKAIPTDQRVPAIQDGRVDMVVRTMTINCDRLEDVAFSAPYFRTGQQVLAPKSSKITGYNGTLAGKEICTAAGSTALSTLEQDQKDGRPAEGVDLRTTVPNQLDCLVRLQLGEVDAVVTDGALAASQAAQDPTVELKGDAFTTEYYGVAMKKDADDLVRRVNRVLEQWRADQADGWQHSYEQWLSETMDDPAKSLPPTPQYLRRS; this comes from the coding sequence ATGCGTGCCGGACGGTTGCGGACCGGCCTGAGGGGCTGGGGCGGAGTGGGGGCGATGGCCTTCGCGTGCGTCCTCGCGGTGCTGGCGGCCCTGCTCCTGCCGGCGGTCCCCTGGCACGGCGGAGGCGGAGGCGGAGGCGGGGGCGGTGCGGAGGCCGACGGCCTCGGCGCGGCCCGCGGCAGCCAGGCGCGGGCCGCGCAGGAGTGCACCGACCCGGAGAAGCAGACCCTTGTCCCGTCCGGGGCCGACGGACCCACCGTCGACGCGATCCGCGCCCGCGAGGGCGAGAAGCGCAAACTGATCGTCGGCGTCGACCAGAACAGCTTCCGCTGGGGCTACCGCGACCCGAACAGCGGCGGCGACGCCGAGCTGGAGGGCTTCGACATCGACCTGGCGCACCGCATCGCGAAGGACGTCCTCGGCGACGAGGACGCCGTGCAGTTCAAGGCGATACCCACGGACCAGCGCGTCCCCGCGATCCAGGACGGCCGGGTCGACATGGTGGTCCGCACGATGACCATCAACTGCGACCGGCTGGAGGACGTCGCGTTCTCCGCCCCCTACTTCAGGACCGGCCAGCAGGTGCTGGCGCCCAAGTCCTCGAAGATCACGGGGTACAACGGCACGCTGGCCGGCAAGGAGATCTGCACGGCCGCCGGTTCGACGGCGCTGAGCACGCTGGAGCAGGACCAGAAGGACGGCAGGCCGGCCGAGGGCGTCGATCTGCGCACCACGGTGCCCAACCAACTGGACTGCCTGGTACGGCTCCAGCTCGGCGAGGTCGACGCGGTGGTCACCGACGGCGCCCTCGCCGCGAGCCAGGCCGCGCAGGACCCGACGGTCGAGCTGAAGGGCGACGCCTTCACGACCGAGTACTACGGCGTGGCGATGAAGAAGGACGCCGACGATCTGGTACGCCGGGTCAACCGGGTCCTCGAACAGTGGCGCGCGGACCAGGCCGACGGCTGGCAGCACTCGTACGAGCAATGGCTGTCGGAGACCATGGACGACCCGGCGAAGTCGCTGCCGCCGACCCCGCAGTACCTGCGCCGGAGCTGA
- a CDS encoding mechanosensitive ion channel family protein, with protein sequence MPAAGSPSVSSASSASSPSPSPSPTAPTVPSLKEAHESATNAAGWVEENWSTWLAIGLRVLLIVVIAVVLRAVVRRAITKLIDRMNRRSGTSGGTALSGLLVNAERRRQRSEAIGSVLRSVASFLILGTAALMVLGTFQINLAPLLASAGVAGVAIGFGARNLVTDFLSGVFMILEDQYGVGDSIDAGVASGEVIEVGLRVTKLRGVDGEIWYVRNGEVKRIGNLSQGWSTAGVDVTVRSDEDLDKVKETLSAVGERMSKEEPWNEMLWGPIETLGLDSVLLDSMVVRVSAKTMPGKSLTVERELRWRIKRAFDAAGIAIVGGATVPLEGAPAAADPTAGVAAPSAYASTVSPQSVAASPIPPPSTSK encoded by the coding sequence CTGCCGGCCGCCGGTTCGCCGTCTGTGTCCTCTGCGTCCTCTGCGTCGTCACCCTCGCCGTCGCCGTCCCCGACGGCGCCGACCGTGCCCTCGCTGAAGGAGGCCCACGAGAGCGCGACGAACGCCGCGGGCTGGGTCGAGGAGAACTGGTCGACGTGGCTCGCGATCGGGCTGCGGGTGCTGCTGATCGTGGTGATCGCGGTCGTGCTGCGTGCCGTGGTGCGGCGGGCGATCACCAAGCTGATAGACCGGATGAACCGCAGGAGCGGGACGTCCGGGGGCACCGCGCTGAGCGGGCTGCTGGTCAACGCCGAGCGGCGCCGCCAGCGTTCCGAGGCGATCGGGTCCGTGCTCCGCTCGGTGGCCAGTTTCCTCATCCTCGGCACCGCGGCCCTGATGGTGCTCGGCACCTTCCAGATCAACCTGGCCCCGCTACTGGCCTCCGCCGGTGTGGCCGGTGTCGCGATCGGCTTCGGCGCCCGCAACCTGGTCACCGACTTCCTGTCCGGCGTCTTCATGATCCTGGAGGACCAGTACGGCGTCGGCGACAGCATCGACGCGGGTGTGGCCTCCGGCGAGGTGATCGAGGTCGGGCTGCGGGTGACCAAGCTGCGCGGCGTCGACGGCGAGATCTGGTACGTCCGCAACGGCGAGGTCAAGCGCATCGGCAACCTCTCCCAGGGCTGGTCCACGGCCGGCGTCGACGTCACGGTCCGCTCCGACGAGGACCTGGACAAGGTGAAGGAGACCCTCTCCGCGGTCGGCGAGCGGATGAGCAAGGAGGAGCCCTGGAACGAGATGCTCTGGGGGCCGATCGAGACCCTCGGGCTGGACTCCGTACTGCTCGACTCGATGGTGGTGCGGGTCTCCGCGAAGACCATGCCCGGCAAGTCCCTCACCGTCGAGCGTGAACTGCGCTGGCGCATCAAGCGGGCCTTCGACGCGGCCGGCATCGCGATCGTCGGGGGTGCCACGGTTCCGCTGGAGGGCGCCCCGGCCGCCGCCGACCCGACGGCGGGCGTCGCGGCGCCGTCGGCGTACGCGAGCACCGTGTCGCCGCAGTCGGTGGCGGCCTCCCCCATTCCGCCGCCCAGCACCAGCAAGTAG
- a CDS encoding BadF/BadG/BcrA/BcrD ATPase family protein — protein sequence MGLSASVLAVDAGNSKTDVAVVAADGEVLGTARGGAFRPPAVGVERAVDALADAVTRAFAAAGVTSVDHVSACLANADLPVEEEQLAAALHARAWGTSVEVRNDTFAVLRAGVDEPLGVAVVCGAGVNCVGMRPDGRTARFPAIGRISGDWGGGWGLAEEALWHAARAEDGRGGPTELARTLPAHFGLDSMYALIEALHLRRVEPVRRHELTPVLFATAADGDPLARSVVDRQADEVVAMATVALTRLDLLAEPAPVLLGGSVLAARHPQLDGRIRELLAARAPKAVPRVVTAPPVLGAVLLGLDRVGAAPRARERAREHFTA from the coding sequence GTGGGCCTGAGCGCAAGCGTCCTCGCCGTCGACGCGGGCAACAGCAAGACCGACGTGGCCGTGGTGGCCGCCGACGGCGAGGTCCTCGGCACGGCGCGCGGCGGGGCCTTCCGACCGCCCGCCGTGGGGGTCGAACGGGCCGTGGACGCCCTGGCGGACGCGGTGACGCGGGCGTTCGCGGCGGCCGGGGTCACCTCCGTCGACCACGTGTCCGCGTGCCTGGCAAACGCCGACCTGCCCGTGGAGGAGGAGCAGCTGGCCGCCGCGCTGCACGCGCGCGCGTGGGGCACGAGCGTCGAGGTCCGCAACGACACGTTCGCGGTCCTGCGGGCGGGCGTCGACGAACCGTTGGGCGTCGCCGTCGTGTGCGGGGCGGGCGTGAACTGCGTCGGCATGCGCCCCGACGGCCGGACCGCCCGCTTCCCGGCCATCGGCCGCATCTCCGGCGACTGGGGCGGCGGCTGGGGGCTGGCCGAGGAGGCGTTGTGGCACGCCGCGCGCGCGGAGGACGGCCGCGGCGGGCCGACGGAACTGGCCCGGACCCTGCCGGCCCACTTCGGCCTCGACTCGATGTACGCGCTCATCGAGGCCCTGCACCTGCGCCGGGTCGAGCCGGTACGGCGGCACGAGCTGACCCCGGTGCTGTTCGCCACGGCCGCGGACGGCGACCCGCTCGCCCGGTCGGTCGTGGACCGGCAGGCCGACGAGGTGGTGGCCATGGCCACGGTCGCGCTGACCCGGCTCGACCTGCTGGCCGAACCCGCGCCGGTGCTGCTGGGCGGCAGCGTGCTGGCGGCCCGGCATCCGCAGCTCGACGGGCGGATACGGGAGCTGCTGGCGGCCCGCGCCCCCAAGGCCGTGCCCAGGGTGGTGACGGCCCCGCCCGTGCTCGGCGCGGTGCTGCTGGGGCTCGACCGCGTGGGCGCGGCCCCCAGGGCCCGGGAGCGGGCCCGGGAGCACTTCACCGCCTGA
- a CDS encoding 6-phospho-beta-glucosidase: MKLTVVGGGSTYTPELIDGFARLRDTLPVEELVLVDPAADRLELVGGLARRIFARQGHGGRVVTTSDLDAAVDGADAVLLQLRVGGQAARQRDETWPLECGCVGQETTGAGGLAKALRTVPVVLDIAERVRRANPDAWIIDFTNPVGIVTRALLQAGHRAVGLCNVAIGLQRKFAGLLGVAPADVHLDHVGLNHLTWETAVRLGGPEGEDVLPRLLAEHGDAVAADLRLPRPLLDRLGVVPSYYLRYYYAHDEVVDELRSKPSRAAEVAEMERQLLEMYGDPALDEKPALLAKRGGAYYSEAAVDLAAALLGGAGSPYQVVNTYNRGTLPFLPDDAVIEVPAAVGGKGATPLPVADVDPLYAGLMANVTAYEDLALEAALRGGRDRVFRALLAHPLVGQYTYAEQLTDRLIAHNREHLAWA; this comes from the coding sequence ATGAAACTCACCGTGGTCGGCGGCGGTTCGACCTACACGCCCGAACTGATCGACGGCTTCGCCCGGTTGCGGGACACGCTCCCGGTGGAGGAGCTGGTGCTCGTCGACCCGGCGGCGGACCGGCTGGAGCTGGTGGGCGGTCTCGCCCGCCGCATCTTCGCCAGGCAGGGGCACGGCGGCCGCGTGGTCACCACCTCCGACCTGGACGCCGCCGTAGACGGCGCCGACGCCGTACTGCTCCAGCTGCGGGTCGGCGGCCAGGCGGCCAGGCAGCGGGACGAGACCTGGCCGCTGGAGTGCGGCTGCGTCGGGCAGGAGACGACCGGCGCGGGCGGGCTCGCCAAGGCGCTGCGCACGGTGCCGGTGGTGCTGGACATCGCCGAACGGGTGCGACGGGCCAACCCGGACGCCTGGATCATCGACTTCACCAACCCGGTCGGCATCGTCACCCGCGCCCTGCTCCAGGCCGGACACCGGGCGGTCGGGCTGTGCAACGTGGCCATCGGGCTGCAGCGCAAGTTCGCCGGGCTGCTCGGGGTCGCACCCGCCGACGTCCACCTGGACCACGTCGGCCTCAACCACCTCACCTGGGAGACCGCCGTACGGCTCGGCGGCCCCGAGGGCGAGGACGTGCTGCCGCGCCTGCTGGCCGAGCACGGGGACGCGGTCGCCGCCGACCTGCGTCTGCCCCGGCCGCTGCTGGACCGCCTGGGCGTCGTTCCCTCCTACTACCTGCGCTACTACTACGCCCACGACGAGGTCGTCGACGAGCTGCGCAGCAAGCCGTCGCGCGCCGCCGAGGTCGCGGAGATGGAACGGCAGCTCCTCGAGATGTACGGCGACCCGGCCCTGGACGAGAAGCCCGCGCTGCTCGCCAAGCGCGGCGGCGCCTACTACTCCGAGGCGGCCGTCGACCTCGCCGCCGCCCTGCTCGGCGGCGCCGGCTCCCCGTACCAGGTGGTGAACACCTACAACCGGGGCACGCTGCCCTTCCTGCCCGACGACGCGGTGATCGAGGTCCCGGCGGCGGTCGGCGGCAAGGGCGCCACCCCGCTGCCGGTGGCGGACGTGGACCCGCTGTACGCGGGGCTGATGGCGAACGTGACCGCCTACGAGGACCTGGCCCTGGAGGCGGCCCTGCGCGGCGGCCGGGACCGGGTCTTCCGGGCGCTGCTCGCCCACCCCCTGGTCGGCCAGTACACGTACGCCGAGCAGCTCACCGACCGGCTGATCGCGCACAACCGGGAGCACCTGGCGTGGGCCTGA